One segment of Strix aluco isolate bStrAlu1 chromosome 4, bStrAlu1.hap1, whole genome shotgun sequence DNA contains the following:
- the LRPAP1 gene encoding alpha-2-macroglobulin receptor-associated protein: MAASRALAALGAALLLAASVQASKYSREANEGLAAAGAKRREAGEFRVVRLNQIWEKAQRLHLSAVKLAELHSDLKIQEKDELSWKKLKAEGLDEDGEKEAKLRRNLNVIMTKYGMNGKKDSQLVDTNYIKDGTESDTLDDPRLEKLWSKAKTSGKFSDEELDKLWREFKHHKEKIREYNILLETVSRTEDIHKNVINPSEENLVKEEILHNKHRELKDKLRSINQGFERLRKVSHQGYDATSEFEEPRVIDLWDMAKSANFTEKELESFREELKHFEAKIEKHHHYQKQLEISHQKLKHVEGTGDKDHLNRNKEKYAMLEEKTKELGYKVKKHLQDLSSRISQGLQHNEL; encoded by the exons ATGGCGGCGTCGCGGGCTCTGGCGGCTCTCGGTGCCGCGCTTCTCCTTGCCGCTAGCGTCCAGGCCAGCAAGTACTCTCGGGAGGCCAACGAGGGGTTGGCGGCCGCCGGCGCCAAGCGGCGGGAGGCTGGGGAGTTCCGGGTGGTGAGGCTGAACCAGATCTGGGAGAAGGCGCAGCGG CTTCATCTCTCTGCTGTGAAACTGGCGGAGTTGCACAGTGatctaaaaatacaagaaaaggaTGAGCTAAGCTGGAAAAAACTGAAGGCTGAAGGGCTAGAtgaagatggagagaaagaagCCAAACTCAGACGCAACTTAAATG TCATTATGACTAAATATGGAATGAATGGAAAGAAGGACTCTCAACTAGTTGATACCAACTACATTAAAGACGGTACAGAAAGTGATACACTAGATGATCCAAgactggaaaaattatggagcaAG GCCAAGACCTCTGGGAAGTTCTCTGATGAGGAGTTGGATAAGCTTTGGCGAGAATTTAAGCATCACAAAGAAAAGATTCGTGAATACAATATTCTGCTGGAGACTGTGAGCAGAACAGAAG ATATCCACAAAAATGTTATCAACCCATCTGAAGAGAACCTGGTGAAAGAGGAAATCTTGCACAACAAACACAGAGAACTCAAAGACAAGCTAAGAAGCATCAATCAGGGGTTTGAGCGTTTGCGTAAAGTCAGTCACCAGGGATATGACGCAACCAGTG AATTTGAAGAACCAAGAGTGATTGATTTGTGGGACATGGCCAAATCGGCAAATTTTACTGAGAAAGAGCTTGAATCTTTTCGG GAGGAGCTGAAACACtttgaagcaaaaattgaaaaacACCATCATTATCAGAAACAATTAGAGATTTCACACCAGAAACTGAAGCATGTAGAGGGAACTGGAGATAAAGATCATCTGAACAGGAACAAAGAGAAATACGCCATGctggaagaaaagacaaaagaactAGGATATAAG GTAAAGAAGCACTTGCAAGACTTATCCAGCAGAATCTCTCAAGGTCTTCAACACAATGAATTATAA